One Brachybacterium aquaticum genomic region harbors:
- the ptsP gene encoding phosphoenolpyruvate--protein phosphotransferase, which translates to MAQYTGVAVSPGRVIGTIRSMAPPVKEPAADQVLPDGADASAEAERIPAAAAAVQATLTRLAERASGDGKKILEATAQMAADPSLSQTAQGLVLSGGKTPERAVWEAGDQVASMLESLGGYMAERATDVRDVRARIVAELRGEQAPGIPEVDEPFILTAIDLAPADTATLDPTRVIALVTSDGGPQSHTAILARQLGLPAIVAAKGIHEFSDGTEVFVDSGLGTITDEVTEEHHRLSEAWAELQRNPLTYEGGGGVLADGTRVQLLANIGGAKDAAKAAAANADGVGLFRTEFLFLDREDEPSVEEQTTAYEETFTHFPGKKVVVRTIDAGADKPLPFLTDADEPNPALGVRAYRTSWEKRSVLTNQLDAIAAAARTTDAKPWVMAPMIATVDETEDFVGLCRERGLEPAGIMVETPSAAIIADRHLTECDFASIGTNDLTQYTMAADRQLGSLAHLNSPWQPAVLALVKATCDGARTAGDDPEAFGESANKPVGVCGEAAGDPGLAVVLVGLGVNSLSMTPRSLPAVAKVLSTVTLEQAKDLAAQALAARTSEDAVSAIRAGLPILGELGL; encoded by the coding sequence ATGGCGCAGTACACAGGTGTGGCAGTGAGCCCCGGACGGGTGATCGGCACGATCCGATCGATGGCCCCGCCGGTCAAGGAGCCCGCTGCCGACCAGGTCCTCCCCGACGGGGCAGACGCGAGCGCCGAGGCCGAGCGGATCCCCGCCGCGGCCGCCGCCGTCCAGGCGACCCTCACCCGCCTCGCCGAGCGCGCCAGCGGGGACGGGAAGAAGATCCTCGAGGCCACCGCGCAGATGGCCGCGGACCCCTCGCTCAGCCAGACCGCGCAGGGCCTCGTGCTCTCCGGCGGCAAGACCCCCGAGCGGGCCGTGTGGGAGGCCGGCGACCAGGTCGCCTCCATGCTCGAGAGCCTCGGCGGGTACATGGCCGAGCGCGCCACCGACGTGCGCGACGTGCGCGCCCGCATCGTCGCCGAGCTGCGCGGCGAGCAGGCCCCCGGCATCCCCGAGGTGGACGAGCCGTTCATCCTCACCGCGATCGACCTCGCGCCCGCGGACACCGCGACCCTCGACCCGACCCGCGTGATCGCCCTGGTCACCTCCGACGGCGGCCCCCAGTCGCACACCGCGATCCTCGCCCGCCAGCTCGGACTGCCCGCGATCGTCGCCGCCAAGGGCATCCACGAGTTCTCCGACGGCACCGAGGTGTTCGTCGACTCGGGCCTGGGCACCATCACCGACGAGGTCACCGAGGAGCATCACCGACTCTCCGAGGCGTGGGCCGAGCTGCAGCGCAACCCCCTGACCTACGAGGGCGGGGGCGGCGTGCTCGCCGACGGCACCCGCGTGCAGCTGCTGGCCAACATCGGCGGCGCCAAGGATGCGGCCAAGGCCGCGGCCGCGAACGCCGACGGCGTGGGCCTGTTCCGCACCGAGTTCCTGTTCCTGGACCGCGAGGACGAGCCGAGCGTCGAGGAGCAGACCACGGCCTACGAGGAGACCTTCACCCACTTCCCCGGCAAGAAGGTCGTCGTCCGCACCATCGACGCGGGCGCGGACAAGCCTCTGCCCTTCCTCACCGACGCCGACGAGCCCAACCCCGCGCTCGGCGTGCGCGCCTACCGCACCTCCTGGGAGAAGCGCTCGGTGCTGACCAACCAGCTCGACGCGATCGCGGCGGCGGCGAGGACCACCGACGCGAAGCCGTGGGTGATGGCGCCGATGATCGCCACCGTCGACGAGACCGAGGACTTCGTGGGGCTGTGCCGCGAGCGCGGGCTCGAGCCCGCCGGGATCATGGTCGAGACCCCGTCGGCCGCGATCATCGCCGACCGCCACCTCACCGAGTGCGACTTCGCCTCGATCGGCACCAACGACCTCACCCAGTACACGATGGCGGCGGATCGCCAGCTCGGCTCCCTCGCCCACCTCAACTCCCCCTGGCAGCCCGCCGTGCTGGCCCTGGTCAAGGCCACCTGCGACGGCGCCCGCACCGCGGGCGACGACCCGGAGGCCTTCGGGGAGAGCGCGAACAAGCCCGTCGGCGTGTGCGGCGAGGCCGCGGGCGACCCGGGCCTGGCGGTCGTGCTCGTGGGCCTCGGCGTGAACAGCCTCTCCATGACCCCGCGCTCCCTGCCGGCGGTCGCGAAGGTGCTCTCCACCGTCACCCTCGAGCAGGCCAAGGACCTGGCCGCGCAGGCGCTCGCCGCCCGCACCTCCGAGGACGCCGTCAGCGCGATCCGCGCCGGACTGCCGATCCTGGGGGAGCTGGGGCTCTGA
- a CDS encoding putative quinol monooxygenase, translated as MTVVVTAVFQPKDGKQKELAEAMRRGIEAVHTEQGCELYAIHEAEDGTITMIEKWTSAEDLDTHGDSDQVKILRADIADLIEGPATVTRMTPIPAGTAQQGAL; from the coding sequence ATGACCGTCGTCGTCACCGCCGTGTTCCAGCCCAAGGACGGCAAGCAGAAGGAGCTCGCCGAGGCGATGCGCCGCGGCATCGAGGCCGTGCACACCGAGCAGGGCTGCGAGCTCTACGCGATCCACGAGGCCGAGGACGGCACGATCACCATGATCGAGAAGTGGACCAGCGCGGAGGACCTCGACACCCACGGCGACAGCGACCAGGTCAAGATCCTGCGCGCGGACATCGCCGACCTGATCGAGGGCCCCGCGACCGTCACCCGCATGACCCCGATCCCCGCGGGCACCGCGCAGCAGGGCGCCCTCTGA
- a CDS encoding ABC transporter substrate-binding protein: MTTRRAHSPRALTSRGAGPSRRALLSALGAGGAAAALAACGGPGSGGSDEPAAAPSAGGDLSGSVNFYHWRSEDKAVLDELVATFTEQTGVEVEQTIDPSEQYQSTAAQKARGGDIGDALTAFRGTQLDQFAELGIFTDLGDAEYVGNYEPNLITPGEHDGVQLGLPYQLVFNMPLLNTDLAEQAGLSEVPGDWDAYLDMLDKLRGLGVTPIAWPGNDPANAFQIINSLAMNNGPDDQMFAKIETGENKATDDWWIRSLTQFQELSGYFQDNFAGSGVDGVLSLFSQGEAAILPTGSYQIGQVREAGGAFGLDFAPVMTNVAGEEPAYEGIFNSTFILGVNSAAQNPEGAAAWIEFLSDPVNAAAYGDGTSQHVTVAGVEYENPDLQALAPWQSRNTLLAPRFQFINLDIRSAIENSLVAVATGKSPEQAAEEAQKLVEEQL; the protein is encoded by the coding sequence ATGACCACTCGCCGTGCCCACTCCCCCCGCGCTCTCACCTCCCGCGGCGCCGGGCCCTCGCGCCGCGCGCTGCTCTCCGCCCTCGGCGCGGGCGGTGCCGCCGCCGCGCTCGCGGCCTGCGGCGGCCCCGGCTCCGGCGGCTCGGACGAGCCCGCGGCCGCGCCGTCGGCGGGCGGCGACCTGTCCGGGAGCGTGAACTTCTACCACTGGCGCAGCGAGGACAAGGCGGTGCTCGACGAGCTCGTCGCGACCTTCACCGAGCAGACCGGGGTCGAGGTCGAGCAGACCATCGACCCCTCGGAGCAGTACCAGTCCACCGCCGCCCAGAAGGCGCGCGGCGGGGACATCGGCGATGCGCTCACCGCCTTCCGCGGCACCCAGCTGGACCAGTTCGCGGAGCTGGGGATCTTCACCGACCTCGGCGACGCGGAGTACGTCGGCAACTACGAGCCGAACCTCATCACCCCCGGCGAGCACGACGGAGTGCAGCTGGGCCTTCCCTACCAGCTGGTCTTCAACATGCCGCTGCTGAACACCGACCTGGCGGAGCAGGCGGGCCTCAGCGAGGTCCCCGGCGACTGGGACGCCTACCTCGACATGCTCGACAAGCTGCGCGGCCTCGGCGTCACCCCCATCGCATGGCCGGGCAACGACCCCGCCAACGCCTTCCAGATCATCAACTCGCTGGCCATGAACAACGGCCCGGACGACCAGATGTTCGCGAAGATCGAGACCGGGGAGAACAAGGCCACCGACGACTGGTGGATCAGGAGCCTCACCCAGTTCCAGGAGCTGTCCGGCTACTTCCAGGACAACTTCGCCGGCTCCGGCGTGGACGGGGTGCTGTCCCTGTTCAGCCAGGGCGAGGCGGCGATCCTGCCCACCGGCAGCTACCAGATCGGGCAGGTCCGCGAGGCCGGCGGCGCGTTCGGCCTCGACTTCGCGCCGGTGATGACCAATGTCGCCGGGGAGGAGCCCGCCTATGAGGGCATCTTCAACTCGACCTTCATCCTGGGCGTGAACTCCGCCGCCCAGAACCCCGAGGGTGCGGCGGCCTGGATCGAGTTCCTCTCCGACCCGGTCAACGCCGCCGCCTACGGCGACGGCACCTCCCAGCACGTGACCGTCGCCGGGGTCGAGTACGAGAACCCGGACCTGCAGGCCCTCGCCCCCTGGCAGAGCCGCAACACGCTGCTGGCCCCGCGCTTCCAGTTCATCAACCTCGACATCCGCTCCGCGATCGAGAACTCGCTGGTCGCCGTCGCCACCGGCAAGAGCCCGGAGCAGGCGGCGGAGGAGGCGCAGAAGCTGGTGGAGGAGCAGCTCTGA
- a CDS encoding HPr family phosphocarrier protein encodes MAERTVKIASSSGLHARPAGIFAQAAAEQPASVTIEKVGGNAVQASSMLMLMTLGAGHGDEVTLRAEGDGAEESVNALADLLEKDLDAEG; translated from the coding sequence ATGGCAGAGCGCACCGTCAAGATCGCCAGCTCCTCGGGCCTGCACGCCCGTCCGGCCGGCATCTTCGCCCAGGCCGCTGCGGAGCAGCCGGCGTCCGTCACCATCGAGAAGGTCGGCGGCAACGCCGTCCAGGCCTCGAGCATGCTCATGCTCATGACCCTCGGTGCCGGTCACGGCGACGAGGTCACCCTGCGTGCGGAGGGCGACGGGGCCGAGGAGTCGGTCAACGCCCTCGCGGACCTGCTCGAGAAGGACCTCGACGCGGAGGGCTGA
- a CDS encoding LLM class flavin-dependent oxidoreductase has product MSDAAVSPRFHWFLPPRGDAMAPTAVAVENAEPADPAQLMDFQTEVALAAEQGGFTGVLTPVGINCPDPWVVCSAVAARTSTLTFIVALRPSLASATLVAQQADTFRRLHHGRLILNIVTGGNPAEQAEYGVHVPHDERYDITDETLQAIRPLLDGGKVDFEGRHLHLVGAQLPEPTTQPVPIFFGGASAKAVEVAAARADTYLLWGEPLADIAARLDTVRKAARQAGRELSYGLRIHVISRDTSEEAWQVAADIQSGFDTDSVAEVQKLKASMDSVGQARMGALHGTEIPGSVQDLVVGPNLWSGIGLMREGVGTALVGSHDEVADRLVEYADLGIDEFILSSYPHRDEALRVGREVLPRVRERLSGRDSAQSSAVGA; this is encoded by the coding sequence TGTCCGACGCCGCCGTCTCCCCCCGCTTCCACTGGTTCCTGCCGCCGCGCGGCGACGCCATGGCCCCCACCGCGGTCGCCGTGGAGAACGCCGAGCCCGCGGACCCGGCGCAGCTGATGGACTTCCAGACCGAGGTGGCACTCGCCGCCGAGCAGGGCGGCTTCACGGGAGTGCTCACCCCCGTCGGCATCAACTGCCCGGACCCGTGGGTGGTCTGCTCCGCGGTCGCGGCCCGCACCTCCACCCTCACTTTCATCGTCGCGCTGCGCCCGAGCCTCGCCTCGGCGACCCTCGTCGCCCAGCAGGCCGACACCTTCCGCCGCCTCCACCACGGCCGGCTGATCCTCAACATCGTCACCGGCGGCAACCCCGCCGAGCAGGCCGAATACGGCGTGCACGTCCCCCACGACGAGCGCTACGACATCACCGACGAGACGCTGCAGGCGATCCGCCCTCTGCTGGACGGGGGGAAGGTCGACTTCGAGGGCCGCCACCTCCACCTCGTCGGCGCGCAGCTGCCCGAGCCCACCACCCAGCCGGTCCCGATCTTCTTCGGCGGCGCCTCCGCCAAGGCCGTCGAGGTCGCCGCCGCCCGCGCGGACACCTACCTGCTGTGGGGCGAACCGCTCGCGGACATCGCCGCTCGCCTCGACACCGTGCGCAAGGCGGCCCGGCAGGCGGGGCGGGAGCTCTCCTACGGCCTGCGCATCCACGTCATCTCCCGCGACACCTCTGAGGAGGCGTGGCAGGTCGCCGCGGACATCCAGTCCGGCTTCGACACGGACTCCGTCGCCGAGGTGCAGAAGCTCAAGGCCTCCATGGACTCCGTGGGCCAGGCCCGCATGGGCGCCCTGCACGGCACCGAGATCCCCGGCAGCGTGCAGGACCTCGTGGTCGGCCCGAACCTGTGGTCCGGGATCGGGCTGATGCGCGAGGGCGTCGGCACCGCGCTCGTCGGCTCCCACGACGAGGTCGCCGACCGGCTCGTGGAGTACGCCGACCTCGGCATCGACGAGTTCATCCTCTCCAGCTACCCGCACCGCGACGAGGCGCTGCGGGTGGGACGCGAGGTCCTCCCCCGCGTCCGCGAGCGGCTGTCCGGCCGCGACAGCGCCCAGTCCTCCGCCGTCGGCGCCTGA
- a CDS encoding carbohydrate ABC transporter permease, protein MRRSTRWDWSELPRWALLTVYALIIAVPLVVVVFTAFKTSQQMYRDPFGLPPTPTLDNFAELWAGGRIGTSFLNSVTVTLVSVTVTLLVASLAAFAIARLGGRLGTIVFALFSLGLAVPAQVAMIPQYVIFDQLGLTNSLLGLILINIAVTCSVAIFILTGFFRTLPGELFEAAEIDGANTWQLYWRIALPLSTPSLAAVAIFLFVMHWNDLLYPLLFITDPDLATLPKALLDFKGEYTTNFPVLFAGVVIASIPMIVAYVLLQRWFVAGITAGAVRG, encoded by the coding sequence ATGAGGAGGAGCACCCGCTGGGACTGGTCCGAGCTGCCCCGCTGGGCGCTGCTGACCGTGTATGCCCTGATCATCGCGGTGCCGCTGGTCGTGGTGGTGTTCACTGCCTTCAAGACCTCCCAGCAGATGTACCGCGACCCCTTCGGGCTGCCGCCCACGCCCACGCTCGACAACTTCGCGGAGCTGTGGGCCGGCGGCCGGATCGGCACGAGCTTCCTGAACTCGGTGACCGTCACCCTCGTCTCGGTGACGGTGACGCTGCTGGTGGCGAGCCTCGCCGCGTTCGCGATCGCACGGCTCGGCGGCCGGCTCGGCACGATCGTGTTCGCGCTCTTCAGCCTGGGCCTCGCCGTCCCCGCCCAGGTGGCGATGATCCCGCAGTACGTCATCTTCGATCAATTGGGGCTGACCAACTCCCTGCTGGGCCTGATCCTCATCAACATCGCGGTCACCTGCTCGGTGGCGATCTTCATCCTCACCGGGTTCTTCCGCACCCTGCCCGGGGAGCTGTTCGAGGCGGCAGAGATCGACGGGGCGAACACCTGGCAGCTGTACTGGCGGATCGCGCTGCCGCTGTCCACGCCGTCCCTCGCGGCGGTGGCGATCTTCCTGTTCGTCATGCACTGGAACGACCTGCTCTACCCGCTGCTGTTCATCACCGACCCGGACCTGGCCACGCTCCCCAAGGCGTTGCTGGACTTCAAGGGCGAGTACACGACGAACTTCCCGGTGCTCTTCGCGGGCGTGGTCATCGCGTCGATCCCGATGATCGTCGCCTACGTGCTGCTGCAGCGCTGGTTCGTCGCGGGCATCACCGCGGGCGCTGTGAGGGGCTGA
- a CDS encoding mannitol dehydrogenase family protein, producing MRLAHDHHDRGHERVQPAGGTAEGRHIPVEHGDAEHDDLDEKAFFANTAVDRIVPVQAEGSGLDVVVEDFHEWAVERGPFDGAEPDVPGITWVDELGPYIERKLFTVNTGHATTAWHGARTGHATIAEAISDPEVSAQVTAVLEETSSLLVAKHGFSEEEMTSYRTKVLGRFANASLPDPVERVGRSPLRKLSREDRIIGPAAELAERGLGHEALLNALSAALVFTPEGDEEVDRLQEILSSSDPDAATAEITGLEPSHPLYAEVRERIASPVYSRHSE from the coding sequence GTGAGGTTGGCCCATGACCACCACGACCGAGGCCACGAGCGGGTTCAGCCCGCGGGTGGCACTGCAGAAGGTCGGCACATCCCTGTCGAACATGGTGATGCCGAACACGACGACCTGGACGAGAAGGCCTTCTTCGCCAACACCGCGGTGGACCGCATCGTGCCGGTCCAGGCCGAGGGCTCCGGGCTCGACGTCGTGGTGGAGGACTTCCACGAGTGGGCCGTCGAGCGCGGCCCCTTCGACGGCGCGGAGCCGGACGTCCCGGGCATCACCTGGGTGGACGAGCTCGGCCCGTACATCGAGCGGAAGCTGTTCACGGTGAACACCGGCCACGCGACCACCGCCTGGCACGGCGCCCGCACGGGCCATGCCACCATCGCCGAGGCGATCTCCGACCCGGAGGTCTCCGCGCAGGTGACGGCGGTGCTCGAGGAGACCTCCTCGCTGCTGGTCGCCAAGCACGGCTTCTCCGAGGAGGAGATGACGAGCTACCGCACCAAGGTGCTGGGCCGCTTCGCCAACGCCTCCCTGCCCGACCCGGTGGAGCGCGTGGGCCGCTCCCCGCTGCGCAAGCTCTCGCGCGAGGACCGCATCATCGGCCCCGCCGCCGAGCTCGCCGAGCGGGGACTCGGCCACGAGGCGCTGCTGAACGCCCTCTCCGCCGCACTGGTGTTCACGCCGGAGGGCGACGAGGAGGTCGACCGCCTCCAGGAGATCCTCTCCTCCTCCGACCCCGATGCGGCCACGGCCGAGATCACGGGCCTGGAGCCGTCCCATCCCCTGTACGCCGAGGTGCGCGAGCGGATCGCGTCCCCGGTATATTCCCGTCACAGCGAGTGA
- a CDS encoding DUF1684 domain-containing protein gives MTTAAAPAPQDFTDFRARRDAGLADPHGILSQVALHWTDPADGAHTLEGVPGTWKREGDVLEGVWEDGELELLADAPEVLVEQRDGTTRVTVGAAGDVRLARFGNDVQFDVIRRGDRIGLRVLDPSAPRLAAFDGVPTYDYDPQLVLRGTFTPRPEEVTVGSALPWLEQRLPSPGVATFEVDGREVELVVTGRATLSFTDETSGGDSADWRAAEGVIDGHRMEVDLNRAVNFPSAFSAWGTCPRPPAGNHLPVEVRAGERKVERTER, from the coding sequence ATGACCACCGCCGCCGCTCCCGCCCCGCAGGACTTCACCGACTTCCGCGCCCGCCGCGACGCCGGCCTCGCCGATCCGCACGGGATCCTCTCCCAGGTGGCCCTGCACTGGACCGACCCGGCCGACGGCGCCCACACCCTCGAGGGAGTGCCCGGCACGTGGAAACGGGAGGGGGACGTGCTCGAGGGCGTCTGGGAGGACGGCGAGCTCGAGCTGCTCGCGGACGCCCCCGAGGTGCTCGTCGAGCAGCGGGACGGCACCACCCGCGTGACCGTCGGCGCGGCCGGGGACGTGCGCCTGGCCCGCTTCGGGAACGATGTCCAGTTCGACGTGATCCGCCGCGGCGATCGGATCGGGCTGCGTGTGCTGGACCCGTCGGCCCCGCGTCTGGCCGCCTTCGACGGCGTGCCCACCTACGACTACGACCCGCAGCTCGTGCTGAGGGGCACCTTCACCCCGCGCCCGGAGGAGGTCACGGTCGGCTCGGCCCTGCCGTGGCTCGAGCAGCGCCTGCCCTCCCCCGGTGTCGCGACCTTCGAGGTCGACGGCCGCGAGGTGGAGCTCGTGGTCACCGGCCGCGCCACCCTGTCCTTCACCGACGAGACCTCCGGGGGCGACAGCGCCGACTGGCGCGCGGCCGAGGGGGTCATCGACGGGCACCGCATGGAGGTGGACCTCAACCGGGCGGTCAACTTCCCCTCCGCGTTTAGCGCCTGGGGCACCTGCCCGCGCCCGCCGGCGGGCAACCACCTCCCCGTCGAGGTGCGCGCCGGCGAGCGCAAGGTCGAGCGCACGGAGCGCTGA
- a CDS encoding SbtR family transcriptional regulator, giving the protein MPSASARADFAERVLAIVAAHLERWEADPEAAWRGFVHEIAELGFGSIAYQLGPFAKHSPGLFAQAMERREKVADALPPLLEAAKRAGLLAADTDPERFLVGLAVLTRPLPDAVAARIPQQREWMVDVYLQGLRPGN; this is encoded by the coding sequence GTGCCCAGCGCGAGCGCGAGGGCGGACTTCGCCGAGCGAGTGCTGGCGATCGTCGCCGCCCACCTCGAGCGCTGGGAGGCGGATCCGGAGGCGGCCTGGCGGGGCTTCGTCCATGAGATCGCGGAGCTCGGCTTCGGGTCGATCGCCTACCAGCTGGGTCCCTTCGCGAAGCACTCCCCGGGCCTTTTCGCGCAGGCGATGGAGCGCCGGGAGAAGGTCGCGGACGCCCTGCCGCCGCTCCTCGAGGCGGCCAAGCGCGCGGGCCTGCTCGCCGCGGACACCGACCCCGAGCGGTTCCTGGTGGGGCTCGCCGTGCTCACCCGTCCGCTGCCGGACGCGGTCGCCGCGCGGATCCCGCAGCAGCGCGAGTGGATGGTCGACGTCTACCTGCAGGGGCTGCGGCCCGGAAACTGA
- a CDS encoding TVP38/TMEM64 family protein yields MLRNVLLVVVAAVMLWLALNVRLPSLSELRGGIEDLGAWAPLAFIALYAVVALTPIPVTIMAVAGGLLFGVPLGTVLSMVGVVTGCVGAYWMARGLGRETVMRALGSHREIVEDRLEGGGFYAVCTLRLMPGIPFWPVNYGSGALAIPFREFLLATALSALPGQVSLIAIGAFVASPSVPAGAVVVVSWIVVIALTIASFRRWRATRASAPTSHDAGPGVPDQGPVRD; encoded by the coding sequence GTGCTGCGCAACGTCCTGCTGGTCGTCGTCGCGGCGGTGATGCTATGGCTCGCCCTGAACGTGCGCCTGCCCTCGCTGTCCGAGCTCCGGGGTGGGATCGAGGACCTCGGCGCCTGGGCCCCGCTCGCCTTCATCGCGCTGTACGCCGTGGTCGCCCTGACCCCGATCCCGGTGACGATCATGGCCGTCGCGGGCGGGCTGCTGTTCGGGGTGCCGCTCGGGACGGTGCTGTCGATGGTGGGCGTGGTCACCGGCTGCGTCGGCGCGTACTGGATGGCGCGGGGGCTGGGCCGCGAGACGGTGATGCGGGCGCTCGGCTCCCACCGCGAGATCGTCGAGGACCGGCTCGAGGGCGGCGGCTTCTACGCGGTGTGCACGCTGCGCCTCATGCCGGGCATCCCCTTCTGGCCCGTGAACTACGGCAGCGGGGCGCTCGCCATCCCCTTCCGCGAGTTCCTCCTCGCCACCGCTCTCTCGGCCCTGCCCGGCCAGGTCTCCCTCATCGCGATCGGCGCGTTCGTCGCCTCTCCCTCGGTTCCCGCGGGCGCCGTCGTGGTGGTCTCCTGGATCGTGGTGATCGCGCTGACGATCGCCTCCTTCCGGCGCTGGCGCGCGACCCGCGCCTCCGCGCCCACCTCGCACGACGCCGGGCCCGGAGTCCCTGACCAGGGCCCGGTTCGGGACTAG
- a CDS encoding carbohydrate ABC transporter permease, whose product MLWPTLQAFQYSATDWNGLSADFNWVGLGNYENLATNDSVFRKAFGNSISFMLVVVIGQTILSLALALALLRSSRISILLRALFFFPTVLSSVSVAFIWSFIYDPNFGLANRALAAVGLGSLQQPWLGDQQMAIFYLAIVQIWFHSGQMMVVYIAGLQQIPQELYDAVALDGAGRWQTFRYLTFPLVQPATVIVVAYTTIQSFKAFDLIIASTGGGPNNATQILATLIYQTAFRNFEMGYAAAQSVIFMVVIAVITILQRKAVSLASGGSDR is encoded by the coding sequence GTGCTGTGGCCGACGCTGCAGGCCTTCCAGTACTCGGCGACCGACTGGAACGGGCTCTCGGCGGACTTCAACTGGGTCGGGCTCGGGAACTACGAGAACCTCGCCACGAACGACTCGGTGTTCCGCAAGGCCTTCGGGAACTCGATCTCGTTCATGCTCGTGGTGGTCATCGGGCAGACGATCCTCTCGCTCGCCCTCGCCCTCGCGCTGCTGCGCAGCTCGCGGATCTCGATCCTCCTGCGCGCCCTGTTCTTCTTCCCCACGGTGCTGAGCTCCGTCTCGGTGGCGTTCATCTGGTCGTTCATCTACGACCCGAACTTCGGGCTCGCCAACCGCGCCCTCGCCGCGGTGGGCCTCGGGTCCCTGCAGCAGCCGTGGCTCGGGGACCAGCAGATGGCGATCTTCTACCTCGCCATCGTGCAGATCTGGTTCCACTCGGGCCAGATGATGGTCGTGTACATCGCGGGGCTGCAGCAGATCCCGCAGGAGCTCTACGACGCGGTCGCGCTCGACGGTGCGGGGCGCTGGCAGACCTTCCGATACCTCACCTTCCCGCTCGTGCAGCCGGCGACCGTCATCGTCGTCGCGTACACGACGATCCAGTCGTTCAAAGCCTTCGACCTGATCATCGCGAGCACCGGCGGCGGCCCGAACAACGCCACCCAGATCCTCGCGACGCTGATCTACCAGACGGCCTTCCGCAACTTCGAGATGGGCTACGCCGCCGCGCAGTCGGTGATCTTCATGGTCGTGATCGCCGTCATCACGATCCTGCAGCGCAAGGCCGTGTCCCTCGCCTCCGGAGGGAGCGACCGATGA